The Lytechinus pictus isolate F3 Inbred chromosome 17, Lp3.0, whole genome shotgun sequence genome contains a region encoding:
- the LOC129280425 gene encoding venom prothrombin activator oscutarin-C non-catalytic subunit-like, with amino-acid sequence MTSCPTITQENGDTVQYIPKLLTPDLDWITQEISKDHEISENARHYFCTEPACLSNPCLHGGTCEETEIGFSCICINGYQGNRCENDMNILSVKLLGDNVSEGPLALTSRPRSNTYVLIHQQQWNMNLSQLACQYLGFEGVFATVSGAVYEFIAPSEVVSVVCPDDVMNITECWYETRVGGINESETIAVICCPVNSCNVSGRPLGLESGALPDSAISESGCFGTNMHCGRSGRLNALSTWIPFYSNEYQWMQVQFESSYIITAVTVQGRHEVLQWVTSFIVSSSLDTITWTDYLSVYSGSVEVFPGNYDKDSHVTHMFIRPIAGRSFRVHPKTFYGHIAMRMELFGLGPVTDIIAAFNVDGKHGCRPLLGEGLGVEDGRIPDSSLTSSSVWGLGHEPYRGRLNKPEFSGSVGAWVAVDADSNKWVKDIFHIDPRQD; translated from the exons ATGACGTCATGTCCAACCATTACTCAAGAGAATGGCGACACTGTGCAATACATACCGAAACTCCTAACACCTGATCTGGATTGGATAACTCAAGAGATATCCAAAGATCATGAGATTTCTGAGAATGCTCGTCATTATTTTTGCACTGAACCAG CATGTCTTTCGAACCCTTGCCTGCATGGAGGAACTTGTGAGGAAACAGAAATTGGATTCTCTTGTATCTGCATCAATGGTTACCAGGGTAACAGATGCGAGAATG ACATGAATATCCTGTCTGTAAAGCTTCTTGGTGATAATGTATCCGAGGGACCACTCGCTCTGACATCCCGTCCGCGCTCTAACACGTATGTCTTGATACATCAACAACAATGGAACATGAATCTTTCTCAGCTGGCATGTCAGTACCTAGGTTTTGAAG GAGTATTTGCTACTGTAAGTGGTGCGGTGTATGAGTTCATCGCCCCTTCTGAGGTTGTATCAGTGGTGTGTCCTGATGACGTCATGAACATAACTGAGTGCTGGTACGAGACTAGAGTTGGTGGAATCAACGAAAGCGAGACTATAGCCGTAATATGTTGCCCTG TGAACTCGTGTAATGTATCTGGTAGACCTCTAGGCCTTGAAAGTGGTGCGTTGCCTGATTCGGCAATATCTGAGTCGGGCTGCTTTGGAACTAACATGCACTGCGGTCGTTCTGGTCGGTTAAACGCTCTATCTACCTGGATTCCATTCTATTCCAATGAGTATCAATGGATGCAGGTCCAATTCGAGTCCAGTTATATCATAACGGCTGTAACCGTTCAGGGAAGGCACGAAGTCCTTCAGTGGGTCACATCATTTATTGTTTCTTCTAGTTTGGACACCATTACCTGGACTGATTACCTAAGTGTGTACTCTGGATCAGTCGAG GTATTTCCAGGAAATTATGACAAAGATAGCCACGTGACTCATATGTTCATTAGACCAATCGCTGGGCGATCATTTCGGGTTCATCCAAAGACATTTTACGGACATATAGCTATGAGGATGGAACTATTTGGTCTTGGACCTGTAACAGATATTATTG CGGCATTCAATGTCGATGGAAAGCATGGTTGCCGTCCTCTGCTAGGTGAGGGACTCGGCGTAGAAGACGGTCGTATACCAGACAGCAGTTTAACTTCTTCATCGGTCTGGGGACTCGGTCATGAACCGTACAGAGGAAGACTTAACAAACCCGAATTTTCAGGCAGTGTTGGGGCATGGGTCGCCGTTGATGCGGATAGCAACAAATGGGtgaaa